A single genomic interval of Saccharothrix saharensis harbors:
- the tig gene encoding trigger factor, translating to MKSTVEHLSPTRVRINVEVPFDELKSDFDRAYRKLAKQVRIPGFRPGKAPARVLESRIGRAPVLDEVVQEAIPAKYLEAVSSGELRTLGRPDFEVTKIEDGESLAFTAEVDVRPEITVPAFGELTVSVDDQEVTDEDVETQLNELRARFATLTGVKRPAENGDFVVVDLSATVDGEEVEEAKTTGLSYEIGSGQLVEGIDEALVGASEGESKNFTTTLVAGEHAGRDAEVTVVLNSVKERQLPELDDEFAQLASEFDTLDELKADLRTRLGRVKKMQQGVQARDKVLEALLASVEVPLPEAVVQGEVEARAHDAIHALDHDEARFAEWLAEQGQTKEQFDAEVREASEQAVKTQLVLDAIADAEQLNVTDAELTERIIYQAQRFGISPDEYVKRAQQSGQLGAIFADVRRGKALATVVRQATVTDAAGNALDLDELFGETRSTEEQEPANAE from the coding sequence TTGAAGAGCACCGTCGAGCACCTGAGCCCGACGCGGGTCCGGATCAACGTCGAGGTGCCGTTCGACGAGCTCAAGTCGGACTTCGACCGCGCCTACCGCAAGCTGGCCAAGCAGGTCCGCATCCCCGGCTTCCGCCCCGGCAAGGCCCCCGCCCGCGTGCTGGAGAGCCGCATCGGCCGCGCGCCCGTGCTGGACGAGGTCGTCCAGGAGGCCATCCCGGCCAAGTACCTGGAGGCCGTCAGCTCCGGTGAGCTGCGCACCCTGGGCCGCCCCGACTTCGAGGTGACCAAGATCGAGGACGGCGAGTCCCTGGCGTTCACCGCCGAGGTCGACGTCCGCCCCGAGATCACCGTCCCCGCCTTCGGCGAGCTGACCGTCAGCGTCGACGACCAGGAGGTCACCGACGAGGACGTGGAGACCCAGCTCAACGAGCTGCGCGCCCGGTTCGCGACCCTCACCGGCGTCAAGCGCCCGGCCGAGAACGGCGACTTCGTCGTGGTCGACCTGTCGGCGACCGTGGACGGCGAGGAGGTCGAGGAGGCCAAGACCACCGGCCTGTCCTACGAGATCGGCTCCGGCCAGCTCGTCGAGGGCATCGACGAGGCCCTGGTCGGCGCGTCCGAGGGCGAGTCGAAGAACTTCACCACGACCCTGGTCGCGGGCGAGCACGCGGGCCGCGACGCCGAGGTCACCGTGGTGCTGAACTCGGTCAAGGAGCGCCAGCTCCCCGAGCTGGACGACGAGTTCGCCCAGCTCGCCAGCGAGTTCGACACCCTGGACGAGCTCAAGGCCGACCTGCGCACCCGCCTGGGCCGCGTGAAGAAGATGCAGCAGGGCGTCCAGGCCCGCGACAAGGTGCTGGAGGCGCTGCTGGCCAGCGTCGAGGTGCCGCTGCCCGAGGCCGTCGTCCAGGGCGAGGTCGAGGCGCGGGCGCACGACGCCATCCACGCCCTCGACCACGACGAGGCGCGCTTCGCCGAGTGGCTGGCCGAGCAGGGCCAGACCAAGGAGCAGTTCGACGCCGAGGTGCGCGAGGCCTCCGAGCAGGCGGTCAAGACGCAGCTCGTGCTGGACGCCATCGCCGACGCCGAGCAGCTCAACGTGACCGACGCCGAGCTGACCGAGCGGATCATCTACCAGGCGCAGCGGTTCGGCATCAGCCCGGACGAGTACGTCAAGCGGGCCCAGCAGTCGGGCCAGCTGGGCGCCATCTTCGCCGACGTGCGCCGCGGCAAGGCGCTGGCCACGGTCGTGCGCCAGGCCACCGTGACCGACGCCGCGGGCAACGCCCTCGACCTGGACGAGCTGTTCGGCGAGACCAGGTCCACTGAGGAGCAGGAACCCGCCAACGCGGAGTGA
- a CDS encoding LysR family transcriptional regulator codes for METRQLLAFTTVVQTGSFTKAAATLNCSQPTITTRIKALEETLGVPLFRRLPRGIQMTSAGVELLPFARNIITLTDKARKAITMNGEPHGKLVIGSAQSLTDYRLLPLIEYMCWRYPSVQISLHSRNTQANLTSVREGRLDCTFFIGSVEPREGLETTVLCPEPLVMVAGPTHALTRRSVITEDELRGSTLIRAENGASYYEQFEQALGLQEAESKSPVLALDSIDAAKRAVASGLGISLVPEVTVAAELADGRLCRLPWVPPFRVYTQFAWRQDNSTNPSVTALVSAAAQVVSEQVATPA; via the coding sequence ATGGAGACGCGTCAGCTTTTGGCGTTCACAACTGTGGTTCAAACGGGCAGTTTCACCAAGGCAGCCGCCACGCTGAATTGCTCACAACCCACTATAACCACTCGGATCAAGGCACTCGAAGAGACCCTCGGCGTGCCGCTGTTCCGTCGACTTCCGCGCGGCATCCAGATGACCTCTGCCGGTGTCGAGCTATTGCCGTTCGCGCGGAACATCATCACCCTGACCGACAAGGCCAGGAAAGCCATCACGATGAACGGCGAGCCGCACGGCAAGCTGGTCATCGGCAGCGCACAGAGTCTGACCGACTACCGTCTGCTACCACTGATCGAGTACATGTGCTGGCGCTACCCGAGCGTCCAGATCTCACTCCACTCGCGCAACACCCAGGCCAACCTGACCTCGGTGCGTGAGGGACGGCTCGACTGCACCTTCTTCATCGGCTCCGTGGAGCCCCGCGAGGGGTTGGAGACGACGGTGCTGTGCCCGGAGCCGTTGGTCATGGTCGCCGGCCCGACCCACGCCCTGACCAGGCGTTCGGTGATCACCGAGGACGAGCTGCGGGGCAGCACGCTCATCCGGGCCGAGAACGGCGCCAGCTACTACGAGCAGTTCGAGCAGGCGCTGGGCCTGCAGGAAGCCGAGTCGAAGTCGCCGGTGCTGGCGCTCGACTCGATCGACGCCGCCAAGCGGGCGGTCGCCTCGGGTCTGGGGATCTCGCTCGTCCCCGAGGTGACGGTCGCGGCGGAGCTCGCCGACGGCAGGCTGTGCCGGCTGCCCTGGGTCCCGCCGTTCCGGGTCTACACCCAGTTCGCGTGGCGTCAGGACAACTCGACCAACCCGTCGGTGACGGCACTCGTGTCGGCGGCGGCGCAGGTCGTCAGCGAGCAGGTGGCGACTCCGGCATGA
- a CDS encoding lactococcin 972 family bacteriocin, protein MSFRNATVRLGAALGAAALAVVAVSTPAPAAPVPHGSSPGGHSGIRVVAQGQTVDGGWVEYTGAGAITVDGTSGEVGAQAVEKVGGGTWAYGATYNAGGRKVCYSQYEHLTVSHGSSVEMNGGYDSDWVRAGYVSYARLAEYTSATCKAYWRK, encoded by the coding sequence ATGAGCTTCCGAAACGCGACAGTCAGGCTGGGAGCCGCGTTGGGGGCGGCCGCCCTGGCGGTCGTGGCGGTTTCCACGCCGGCGCCCGCTGCCCCGGTGCCGCACGGCTCCTCCCCGGGCGGCCACTCCGGGATCCGGGTCGTCGCACAAGGTCAGACGGTCGACGGCGGGTGGGTCGAGTACACCGGTGCGGGTGCGATCACCGTCGACGGCACCTCCGGCGAGGTCGGAGCACAGGCCGTGGAGAAGGTGGGCGGCGGCACCTGGGCCTACGGGGCCACGTACAACGCCGGCGGTCGGAAGGTCTGCTACTCGCAGTACGAGCACCTCACGGTCTCGCACGGCTCATCGGTGGAGATGAACGGGGGTTACGATTCCGACTGGGTCCGTGCGGGGTACGTCTCGTACGCGCGACTCGCCGAATACACCTCGGCGACCTGCAAAGCGTACTGGCGCAAGTGA
- a CDS encoding VOC family protein — protein sequence MRLDQIVVDCLDPARLVRFWAGLLGGEPVDRAHGWAHVVPPGWPRLSFQPVPEAKAVKNRLHLDVDVDDIAAATQKAVGLGATTRGAVQTDEQGSFQVMLDPAGNEFCFVKAHVG from the coding sequence ATGCGTCTGGACCAGATCGTGGTGGATTGCCTCGACCCCGCACGGCTCGTGCGGTTCTGGGCGGGGTTGCTCGGTGGGGAGCCGGTGGACCGGGCGCACGGGTGGGCGCACGTCGTCCCGCCCGGCTGGCCGCGGCTGTCCTTCCAGCCGGTGCCGGAGGCCAAAGCGGTGAAGAACAGGCTTCACCTGGACGTCGACGTCGACGACATCGCTGCGGCGACGCAGAAGGCGGTCGGGCTCGGGGCGACGACCCGGGGTGCCGTGCAGACCGACGAGCAGGGCAGCTTCCAGGTGATGCTCGACCCCGCGGGCAACGAGTTCTGCTTCGTCAAGGCACACGTGGGCTAG
- a CDS encoding maleylpyruvate isomerase family mycothiol-dependent enzyme, protein MDAHSLAGALHAEAEALADAAARAPHDRDVPACPGMTVRDLLVHVGSVHRTVTRWVARGGRPPGRGFPPGDADPLDWYREGVASLIAALDPARAGEPAATWCPWDGTLGFWVRRMAHETAVHRVDAQAAAGAVEPLEPGLAADGIDEVLRLWLGCHQPPGAHTSGRAVTLRVPGREWTVALHEGVVDYCPGADPAAVVSGSPSDVDLWLWGRVGEERVSVEGDVGAVRSLRAAVAAATG, encoded by the coding sequence ATGGACGCCCACTCGTTGGCCGGCGCACTCCACGCCGAAGCGGAGGCCTTGGCGGACGCCGCCGCCCGCGCACCACACGATCGTGACGTGCCGGCGTGCCCGGGGATGACGGTCCGCGACCTGCTCGTGCACGTCGGCTCGGTGCACCGGACGGTGACCCGGTGGGTCGCCCGAGGCGGACGTCCGCCGGGCAGGGGCTTCCCGCCCGGTGATGCCGACCCCCTCGACTGGTACCGGGAGGGTGTCGCGTCGCTGATCGCCGCGCTGGACCCGGCACGTGCGGGCGAGCCCGCGGCGACGTGGTGCCCGTGGGACGGGACGCTGGGGTTCTGGGTGCGGCGGATGGCGCACGAGACGGCCGTGCACCGGGTCGACGCGCAGGCCGCGGCGGGTGCGGTGGAGCCGTTGGAGCCGGGGTTGGCGGCGGACGGCATCGACGAGGTGCTGCGGCTGTGGCTGGGCTGCCACCAGCCGCCCGGGGCGCACACGTCCGGGCGAGCCGTGACGCTGCGCGTGCCGGGCCGGGAGTGGACCGTGGCGCTGCACGAGGGGGTCGTGGACTACTGCCCCGGTGCCGACCCGGCGGCGGTGGTCAGCGGCTCGCCGTCCGACGTCGATCTGTGGTTGTGGGGGCGGGTCGGGGAGGAGCGCGTGTCGGTGGAGGGTGACGTCGGCGCCGTGCGGTCGCTGCGTGCCGCCGTTGCTGCCGCAACCGGGTGA